GCATCTTTCAGGCGTTTCATCATCGCCTGGGTATCCTCACCCACCGTGTCGACAAAAGCGATCAATTGCCGAAGCTGTGCCTCAGACATGCCGGCGAAGGTCCCGGGAAACTCAACGCGCAGCAACTGAGCTACCGTCCACAGGAAACGCTCGTACCTTTCGCCGTGCTTCTTTCGTTTCTGTCCGATCATTTCCAGCACGGATTTCAAATTCTGTTCTGTTTTGGCGTTTTCGTTTTCCATCATCCATTCACCTGTTCAAGGCACGATGAAATTGATTGCCCGGGGGCGCACCTTAATCGCCAGAGGCGTTTGGCCGATAATGTCTCCATCACCCTGTACAGACTGCTTTGCTATGCTAGAGATTACGATCTCCGAGCCTTCACCCAGGAAGCGAATGGCTCGTCGTTTCCTGCGCCTGAGAAGAACATCAAGCACGGCTCCGATAACGGTGGTCGGCAAAAGATTGGACAAGCCGAGCACCTCCACCTTGCCATCGTCGATATGGGACGTCTCATGGATGTGGTAGCGGGGCAAGCCGAGCACGCCGAGGTTGGTCACGTGGAGCTCTATTTCCCGGCCGCACACTTTTCGCCCGTCGATGGTTATTTCGTAGTCGCACGGCACAGCTTTGAGTGACGCCCGTGCCACCCCTATGACATAGGAAAACATGCCAACGGTGGCCTTGGTTTTCTCATTAAGGCAGTCAAGGGAAATCGGGGATAGACCCGCTGAGACGTTTAGCAGATATATCCGCCCGCCGACGTCCATACCGTCAATTGTGCGCGTTTTAGTTGAAGAAACGGCCAGTTTTATGGCTTTTTTGGCAGACATGTTGACGCCAAGCACCCGGGCCATAAGGTTAGCTGTGCCAGCGGGAATTATGCCAAGCCGGTGCGGCTTTCCGTAGAGGCAAGAAGCGACAAGACTGATGGTACCATCGCCGCCTACCGCCAGATAGTAACGGCAACCAGCTTTATAGGCGGCTTCAATTTCTCCGGCAAGCTCTTTTTCATCCTCGATGTAATAGAAACGCAGGGGTATACCGGCGCGGGAGAAAGCCCGGGTAAGGTCGCGGCAAACATTGGGACGGAAATGCCCCGCCTTCTTCGAGATCAAAGCCAAAAAACCGGATTGTTCCATAGTCAACCGATTATACCAGCAGTCTTAATATTTAAGAAAAGGGTGGAAAACAACTTGTTTCCGTTCATGGATTCGACAAGCTCACCACGAACGGAAACAAAGTGCGGTTGATCACTGGCTACAATGCCAAGACGAACGGTCTATGACCGAAGCTGATATGAGACGATCTCTTCCGGCTTAAAGTAAAGGGCTACCTCAACCTTGGCGCTTTCCGGCGAATCCGAACCGTGAACCGCGTTCTTCTCGATGCTCTCGGCAAAATCCTTGCGTATGGTGCCGGGTTCGGCGTTGGCGGGATTGGTGGCGCCCATGGCTTTGCGCACCTTGGTGACGACATCGGTGCCTTCAAAAACCGCGGCAACCACGGGACCGGAGGTGATGAAGCCGACGACACTGCCGAAGAAGGGCTTAGCCTTGTGCGCTTCATAGTGCTTTTCGGCCAAGGCTTTTGGGATTTTCAGCATCTTGGCGCCAACCAGCTTGGCGCCGGTGGCTTCCAACCGGGCCAGGATAGCTCCGGTGTAGCCTTTTTCAACAGCGTCGGGTTTAACCAGGACCAGTGTTCGTTCCATTTATACTCCTTTTAATTCTTGGCGTTGATAAGTTCCAGCAGTTGTGACGGTTCCACATCCTCAAGGGATGAAAGGACCAGGTCCGCCGCCGCCAGTTTTTCCCGCGGGTGGGTGTTGGTCACGGCGACCACCGCCATGCCACCTCGCTTGGCAGCCTCCACCCCCGCCACAGCATCTTCAATGACGAGGCAGGCTTTGGGCGATAGGCCGAGCTTTTCGGCGGCTTTCAGGAACACCTCGGGGTCGGGCTTCCCTCTGGATACACCAGAGGCATCGACTGTGGCCGATATGAACGGTTCAAGCCTCATCTCTGCGATGACTAGCTTCAAGTTGTCGGCAGGCGCCGACGACGCCACCGCCTGCTTGAAACCGCCTTCTTTTAAAGAGCTCATGAGTTCCAGCACGCCAGGGAAAAAGCGGGCATGTCCTTTCACCATCCGGCGATAGTCCGCCTCTTTTTCCTTGCCTATAGCAGCGATTTCATCGGCTGATATCGGCTGCCGGATTATCCCGGCAATGATATCGTCGTTTCGCTGGCCGAATCCCTGCTCAAACTGTTCCCTGTCTATTGAAACATCGTGCCGGGCAAGGGTCTCCCGCCAGGCTTGGAAGTGTAAATCAGCGGAGTCGATTATAACACCATCAAGGTCCCAGATAACACCGCGCCCCGGTACTCCGGACATGTCCCGGGGCACTTTGGGAGGGGTTACCTGAGGGCGGCGGAGGTAGAGAGCCTGGAGAGACTCAGCGGAATCGGTCTGGCTACTCCGCAACCGGTCGAGAACGATCTGCCCTAATGCCACTGCGCGGGAAATGCCCGCCTCGCAAACGATGTCGATGTCCGGCGAAACATCCCGCAGGGCAAGAAGCAACCGCTCTGGTATGTCGCCGATGAGGAGGGCACGGGGCGGCAGGGTCCTCAACAGTTCTTCCGAAGTCATGGCTTGCTCTGGGACGGTGCGAACCCATTTGCCATCGATGGCATCGAAGAATGCTGCCGCATAATCGTGTCCAAGAGGCAGCACGGCCACAACGGCCCGTCCGAGGTCTTTGAAACGCCATGCTTCGGCTTCCAGGGTCGAAACACCTAAGAGAGGCTTATTCAAGGCAAAAGCCAGTCCCTTGGCAGCGGCAATGCCTACCCGGACGCCGTTGTAACTGCCGGGGCCGCGAGTAACAACGATTGCATTAACATCAGGAAAAGCGACTCCGGCGTCACGCAGCAGCGCATCAAGCCTGGGGTATATCTCGACGGTCTGATTGTGCTTTGTCTGCCAGGACACCTCACCGATCGCGATCCCGTCGCGCAGGACCGCCAAACCTGTGTTAGCAGTGGCACAATCGATAGCCAGTACCAGCGTCATCGCTTCTCCCCGAACTTCAAAGCCAGGTTATCCAACATCTCATGATATCGTTTGCCGTGGACTGTAATTTTCAGTTTCCTGGCTTTATCCCCAGCGTATTCCAGATCAACCCTCAGATGATCATCAGGCCATAGAGTCTCGGCACGATCAGCCCACTCGATGACGGTGACGCCGTCGCTGTAAAGATAATCATCAAGTCCCAGGTCGGTAATCTCAGGCATTTTCTCGAGGCGGTACAGATCCACGTGGTACATCTTGAGTCGCCCTTCAAGCTCCCGAGCCAGGACAAAAGTAGGGCTCATGACGCTGCCGGTTACCCCTAAGCTTTTGGCCATACCCTGCACCAGGGTCGTTTTGCCGGCGCCGAGGGGCCCAGCCAAAAGGATAATGTCGCCGGGTCGAAACTCCTTGCCGATAGTCTCGCCGATGCGGCGGGTTTTCACCGCAGATTTCGACTCAATAATCATGGGTCTTTAATTCTACCTGAAAACACGGGGGCGGGTCACACAGACCCGCCCTCTCGATAAGACCCAATTTCATTCTAAAAATGATGCCAGCCGCCGTTCTCGAAAGGAATATTTTTGCCATCATTGTCCAAAACATCCAACTTACCGGCGCCGCGGGTAATCTCACCTATGATGGTAATAGGACAACAGGCTTCCGCCGCGACCTTTTCGATCGCTTCCTTCTTGCCGGTAAACAGGAGTTCGTAGTCCTCGCCGCTGGTGAGGGCGAGTTTCAAGCCTTCGAAACCGAGGACAGCCACCGAGGGATGCACCGGGACGCGGGCGGCTTCTATCCGGGCACCGACCCTGCTCATTTCAAGGATATGACCAAGATCGGCGACGAGCCCATCAGAGATATCCATGCCGCAATGGATACCGCTCTTTACCAAGATCCGACCGACATCGATTCTGGGTTGAGGATACCAGAAGGCTTTTTCCAATATATCAGCATCGTTACGTGAGGGATGAAGCGAGCCCCCGAGGGTTCTCAGCCCGGCTGCCGCGGCGCCGAGTCTTCCTGTGACGGCGATCAGATCGCCTTTTTTAGCCTTCGACCTCAAAAGAACTTTACCCCGAGCCGGCACCTCTCCGATTACGGCGGCGTGGACTGCGATCTCTGACGCCCTAGAGATGTTCCCTCCCGCGATAACTGTTCCGCTCTCGCTAGCAGCTTCCAGCATCCCTTTGTAAAGCCGAACCACATCTTCGACATCGGTATTAAGGGGGATAGCGAGTGAGACAACGGCGTATTTTGGCAAGCCGCCCATGGCGGCGATATCCGACAGGTTTATTGCCAGGGCTTTCCAACCGAGGGCGTTCCAATCGAGAAAACTCTTTTTGAAATGGACGTTTTCAACGAGGCAATCAGTAGTGGCCACCTGGTAGCGGCTGCGCGACCTGATAACCGCGGCGTCATCGCCGATGCCTGAGACGAGCGAGTTCCACTCGCCGGGTTTCACCTTGTTGATCTCGGATATAATCCTGTCAATGAGAGCAAATTCGCCCGTTTTGGAGGCTTTCATACTTTGAATTATAACACACTACATCATCAAATCAGTCGCCACCTGGATATCAAATGTGAATCGATAAAAAAAGCGCGGTGGTTTTGAAACCGCCGCGCTAAGTAATCACTGAACCGGTTTTCAGGAAGGATCAGTTACCCGTCCGGTAAATATGACCGCGCCGGTAGCGATGTCACGAATAAGGAAGAGGAAAGGATGATCGAGGGTAACCGTCGCCTGATCCACTGGCATCGAGGTACCGCCGACGACGACACCGCTGGCAGCCGCAGCTTCGGTGCCGGCTTCATTAACAGAGATAAAAGCTTTGTGGACGACGTCCTGGATTTGAAGGTCGGTCTTGCCGTCCATGCCTGAAAAATCAGCGTTATCGCTGAAGGCGATGGGCATGCCTAGTGTGGACAAGGCGGATTTCAACCCGAAGCTGGAATCGAACTCGAATTTGGGCATAGTCAGGTTGACCGAATTAGCTTTCAATCCGTCGATGATTTTTTCCAGTTTTTGGCCATCAAGGCCGCTTTCAAAACTGGAGAGAGTTCCTGCTTCGGGCAGGATAATGACCATGGAAAGTTCGCCGCTGTCGTATTTGAGTTCCACCGCCTGGTAGCCGGGACCGGAGGCATAACCCATGCTCTCGGTCTGGTTCATCATCGGTACGTTTACCTTCTGACCGCTGAGGAGGAAAAAGGAACCGTCCCTGGTGAGCGCCTTGTCGAAGGGAGTAAGCCAGCCGCCGTTGAAATAGACGGCATTGGTCAGCACGAGCTGCGTCAATTCGTTGATCGAGCCCTGGGGAATCAGGTCTTTGATCCGTTGTTCGGTCTCTTTGGCGACCCATTCGTTGATCGTCCTTCGGGATTCTTCTGGTGATTTGATAAAATCCAATATCCTAAGACCCGCGCCATAGTTCTGAGCCAGGAGGTCAAGATAGTCCGCCGTGAAAGTGAAATCCTTTTGGCCCCAAATGGCATTGACCACCTTGAGCACAAGAGGTTGGTCGTCTTTGCCTTTAGCGTCCTGGCCTCTAGAAGCCAGAGCGGCATCCAGGTAGTTGAAGGCAGCGTGCAAATCCGCCTGAGACAGGCTGAAACTCAGCGCATCAGCCATCCGCTTTTCGGTTTCATTGCGAGCGCCGCCCCAGGTCATGGCGAGGGCTTCGGAAATGCTATAGGGCGAATAGAAAAGGTTGCCATCCTGCTCTCTCAAAACCTGATAGAGCGCCATGGCAAAATCGGTGTTGCCCGCGACTAATGCAGCTGTATCTGACGCCGAAGCATTCGAAATCAATCTCGCTTTATCCGATTTTAATTCCTCACCGTAAGTCGGTTTGGCGCAGCCGGAGAATAACATCGCCGCGGCCAGGATTATCGGTATGGCTATCTTTTTCATCGTTCGTTCCTCTGAACAATTCTATTTCAAAGCACACCAATCTCTATAACGCCAAAAAGGTGGAAAAGTTACCCGGCGAGAATTTCGTGAAGGAGAATGAAGGTCGTTGATTCGTGAGTATCGGTGGATCTAAAGACAGCTGACCGGACGGTGGAACAACCCTTAGGATGCGAGGTGCGGGCTGTTACCAGTCGGTAGTCTGAGTCTGCTGCTTATCGGCTTCAGCTGTGATCTGGCACTCAGCAGAATTAACCGGAACTTTAACACCGTGCGCCAAAATGTAGTCCTGGCAAGCGATAACGATTTCGTGACTGGCGCGGGGACATCGGCAGGGGTAGTTGTTCCGGTTACACGTGTCGCACAGCGGTTTTATGCCGCTTGATAATGGTTTCACCGAGATACCTCCGGGCTAAACAGCCCGAGCTTCGTATTTGAGCGGGATTATATGGCCGAAAATCCAGTTTAGCAAGAACTTTTTTATTTATGTCAAGTAAAATTGCGACAAGGTACTCAACACTTGCCGGGCGACCGGGAAGGCTTGCCGTCCGCAGGGGGGCAAAGCCTCTCGCTCACCGCCAAACGCTTCCGGTCTTTGTCGGCTATTGGATTCCCAGCCAATGCCTCCCCGACCGCTTTCACGATGAGTTTGCGGTAATCATCAACCAGACCCGGAGTCAAAGAGTAGATGATCCAGAGCCCTTCAGAACGCCTATCGAGAAGCCCGGCATCGTAAAGTTGGCTGAGACTTCTCGAAGCCCTGGTCTGGGAGATACCAAGAATCTGGACAACCTCACAGACGCAGCATTCCCTCAGCGACAGCAGGTTCAATACTCGAAGCCTGGTTTCATCCGACAGAGCCTTGAATACCTTGATAACATCTCTCATTAAGTACCTGACATAATTGCGTAAATATGCATATGGTAGCTCGAACATAAATCGGGGTCAACGGTTCGATATCAACGCGGGGACAACTTGGTACCCCTGGCGCGATTCGAACGCGCGACACGCGGTTTAGGAATGCGCGTATATCGGCACCATTAGCTTCAAATACGCATTATTAGTCACCAGCTCCATATCCTAATTTACGTTTAATGGTATCTAATGGTTGTAAAAATAGAATAGCAAACGGAATAGCAAAACCAGGTGAGCCACTAGATTCGGATCCCCTCAGGTGGAGCTGAGGTATCAATAGGTAGAACCTTCAATCTCGAATTCAGGCTTACCTAGACCAATAGATTCGAGGTGGAAATAACATGGCTATCTTAAAGTACCTCGGCTATTGATTGCACATTTGCAGAGACTGTGTTACTTGGACAAGGAGACGGGGGAGAGTCGAATTCTCTCCGAAACACGCTGGGGGGTTACTTGGGATTCTTATCGTATATCAAGATGGTAGTGAAATTATATTAAAATAGGAGCTAAGACTTCAGATCTTAGCTCCTATTATCACCTTCGTAAATTAATATTCAGAATGAAACAGAAACGTTTTCGCTATCGGCTCTTTATTATTAGCCCGGTTCAGGGAAGAGTAGAATCTTAGGGAAGTAGCTTATTATGAGAACAACGGTGACAGAGCGAACAGAACAACACTTGGTTAAAATAACCAAAAATCTGGGGGAAGTACGGACAAAGGAAATCATCGGATTAATCGGCAAACACATAACCGAATACAAAGGCAAAACAGAGGACAGGACCGAAGGCCGGCATGGAATTCCGATGATGATTTTCGAAAGACAACAGGATGCTCATCTTTTCGCGAATGAGTTGAGCAAAAAGCTCGATTTTCCGAAGGAACATGTCGAATCAAACCCCGTACAAACCCGGTTCGACTTAACAGGGAGGACGTGATTCGACATAATAAGGGTTAGGTTAGATTCCCAATTATCAGCGCGGACTAGGAGCAATAAACCAAATAGGGAGACCTGAAGGCTTTAGTCTCGGAACTAAGCTAACTTAATAAGGGTTGAAGCCGATTTGAGGGGGATTTGTTCCACCAAGTACCCCTCTCGAACCACCCGATGGCTTTCAATCGCTGGTTGAGAGCTTCGTGCAGTTTTTTCTTTCTTTGGTCCGTTGTCGCTTGAACGGCAGACGGGAAGATCATACAGTTGCGGAATTGTACGCCTCCGTCTCTAGATCGCTTCAACCTTAGGTCATCGTTACCCCTCAAGAGAATGCTGATCAATTCATTCGCGAGGGGATTCATATCGCGGTCACAAGGCATTGAGTTCCCACCGCGAAGACATTGTGATTTTAGATTGTCTATATAATTCTCCAGTTCTTTCTAATAAATCCATTATCGCCCAGTTAAACGCTGTATCGGTAGTCCATTTTTCCGAGAATTACTTGATTCATTCCAGATAGTCTCTTAGTTGGCGGCTCCGGCTCGGATGCCGCAGTTTGCGGAGGGCTTTAGCCTCGATTTGGCGAATACGCTCCCGGGTCACATTGAATTCCTTGCCCACTTCTTCAAGCGTTCGAGCTCTGCCATCTTCAAGCCCAAAGCGGAGTTGAATGACCCTTCGTTCTCGCGGTGTTATCGATCCAAGGACGCTTTCGATCTGCTCTTTCAGAATCTGTTTAGAGGCAGCATCCGGGGGTGCCACTGCGCTCTTATCGTCGATGAAATCTCCAAGAAATGAATCACCGTCCTCTCCAATTGGTGATTCAAGCGAAACCGGGGATTGGGACACTTTAATAATCTCTTGGACTCTTTCCGGTGTAATTCCCATTTCAAGCCCGATTTCTTCGTTAGATGGATCGTGCCCCAGTTTCTGTGACAACCCGCGGGATACGGACAACAGTTTATTGATCGTCTCTACCATGTGTACCGGAATACGAATGGTACGGGCTTGATCGGCGATAGCTCGGGTTATTGCCTGACGGATCCACCAGGTGGCATAGGTTGAAAACTTAAATCCCCGGTGAAAATCGAATTTCTCCACAGCCCGAATAAGACCGATGTTCCCTTCCTGTACCAGATCAAGGAGAGGTATACCTCGCCCAATGTGTTTCTTAGCGATGCTGACCACGAGCCTTAAATTAGCCTGGATGAGATGCCTACTGGCCTTCGCAGATTCGATTCCAACTAGGTCAAAGTGATTTTTAAAAGAAGCTTCGTAGGGTTCAAGTTTCAAAAGAAAACCTTGGTCGATCGTCAAAGCATTGATACACGAAATCTCCGCATCTTCGGGTATGGTGTCTAATACCCTTCGATGAAGCAGTTCAAGGTTGAGAGATATATTGATTAAAGACTGTTGTATCTCAGAGGGTGTTCGTCCCAATTGCTCGGCGATATTCTTGGTCAGTTCCGGGTCAATCTCCTGGTCGAAGCAAGCCCTCAACAATGGGTTGAAAAATGCCTTTTTGAAACTTGACGATACTTCCAGCCCCAGTCGTTTTCGTAAAAGGTGTACCGTGTCTCCAGCCAGGACCAATTCCTGGAGGATGCATATAATGGTTCCTCTCGCACTGGGATTATTGCCGCTCTCAGTTTTGAGCCGGCTCCGAATCTCCTGAATACGCTTACCTTGCTCAACTCTTTGGGCCAGGATCCTTTCATTTGCACCGCTAAGTAGGGGGACTCGACCGATCTCACTCAGATACATTCGCACAGGATCGTCGGTCGGAATATGATCGAGCAATCCCAAGGGCGCGTCTAGAGCCGTTTTGGAATCCCCGGGATTCGTCTCTCCTTCTGAAGTCAATTCCTCGTGCTTGAGGTCACTCTCGAGCGGTTCGCTAATAGGTGCATCCGCTTCCTCTTCGAGGCACTCGGTTTGGCTGGAAAGTTCTTCTTCCTTTGGGTTCGTTTTCCCTTGTTTGTCAGTCCGGGTTTTTTTTGGGGCAGTTATCAGGACTATTACGCCCTCCTTACAGATCTAAAAGATCTAGGAATGTATAAATTGGACGTCACTAAGCCACAGTAGATGCGAACATCAATGGTTTTTTAACCGCAACTCAAAAGGGGTTATCCGAATCGCCCAAATACATGCGACCCACCATAGGTTCAAGTACTCGTGATTGCCAGGCGGTTGATCATAGTGGTTGAGGCGGTGTCTGTTTCAGGGTTTCCTTTTCATGGGCAAACGGTTTGCGACAGCTTGCCACATGGCTCCCTCTCGACGCCATAAAACCGCTCCACAATGGTTGCAGGCGAGAGTGATTTGGTTGCCGTTCATTACTTCCTTAACTCTGACCAAACGCATATCTACAGGGCAGTAGGTCTTTTTAAGGGTGAGTTTTAGCTTTGGCTCCTTAGAAGGCATCGCCATATGTTTTCCCCTTTTTTGGATTTTCCGTTTGGGTTGACAGATGAAATTCTAAGAGCTAGCCCAAATAACCACTGGGCTAACCATTTTGTTTTGGGAGGATTTCGTCAGTATTCCTATCCACAATCATTTTTATTTTGTTGAGAAGCTTTATGGAACCGCCTCGATGATGAGAGGCTGGCTTTTTCACACTATTCCCATATTTTTTCATTGTTCTAGCCCTCCATAAATCATTTTGAAATTTGGTGTCCGGTGCCTAAACCGACTGAACCTTTTGCCTTTTTCGAGTTCGACGACCGCCGGTTTCTTCTTGTGACATAGGTATAGCTTGGATAACGCTGATGATCCTACCGTCGAGACTTTTTCCATTCAATATAGATATGGCGAATTCCCCTTCATCTGTGGACGGCATCTGGACGTAGCTGTAAGCCCGCGGCTGACCACTGCCAAAATGGGTGTCATCCATCATGGTGACAGTTGTGACGGTTCCGAAGGGAATGAATTCATGCCGCAGATCCGCCTCAGAAACAGTTAAGGCTAAGTTTCCTACATATATGTTCATGGTACCTCAGGCTATTCCATTCTTCATAGATCTGGAGAAGTATGGAGAATAGTGTACAGGTTGGAAAATTCCGATCCGTACACTATTTCGAAGGATTTACTACCGGTTGGCAGACACTTTGCGATAGCAGTCGCTACAATAGACGGGTTTGCCATTACGTGGTTCAAAGGGAACCTGAGTAGACTTGCCGCAATCTGAACAGACTGCAGGATACATTTGACGGGGAACGTAAATGTTATTGTAACTGGTGCTGTTACCTGTGTTGCCGCCGCGCTCCGTTTTGCGTGCTGTTCTACAAGTAGGACAACGTTTCGGGTCGTTTACGAAACCTTTGGATTGATAGAATTCCTGTTCAGTGGCGCTGAATTCGAAATTCACTCCACAGTCGCAACAAGGAATTGATTTTGTTTGGAAGCTCATTAGATGACCTCCTCTCTTTATTATTAGTCAGAGTCGGGGTCATCCAGTACTCAGGGAATCTGAAGAGGTATTCCGGAAAGTGCTATAACCTAAACTGCAACCTTAACCACTATATACCCATTAAGGTTGGATAGCAAATCTCGAAGCACCTTCTATCTAATCACCAATCATCGAAGTGGAGATTGGCACCCAATCTTTTTATCTCGTCGTAGCTCTTTTTTTGATTGGAAAACTTAATAGCGGGGAGAACCTGCCTGGCGACCTCGAGTTTTACTACTTGCAGCAGATTTCTTTTGGAGATAAGGTTCTAATTTCATGGGCTTTCCACAGCAAATAGGCCCTTCAAATGACATACTGCATGAGACATAATCAATGACAACACCCAGACCGCACGTCTCGCAGGTCAACTTTTCCCCTTTCACTGGGATTCTCTTTTCCGAAGCGGCTTGAACCGGAACAGATACATCTTTTTTGCTGGGCATGTGACTCCGCCTTATTAGGTTTACGTAATCTAATTATCTTTTAATTATACTATAATTGTATGTTCCAAAAAGGCCAACCAATAACTTAAAGAGGGGTCAATATTTAGCATTGACCACCCACATCCATTTTCACTCGTTGCGGCACAGTCATTCCACGCTTTTATTGCAAGAAGGCATTAGCCCGAAGGTCATCTCAGAACGGCTTGGGCATGCAAACGTCAACACGACAATGAACATTTACGCTCACGTGACCCCGGGAATGCAACGGGAAGCAGTTGAAGTGTTTGACAGAATATTGGAAAACAGAATAGCAAAAGAATAGCAAGTCAGATAAAACGGCAGTTGGAAAAACCGATAATTGAGTAAATTACGTTCAAAGTTGGTACCCCTGGGGCGATTCGAACGCCCGACACGCGGTTTAGGAAACCGCTGCTCTATCCAACTGAGCTACAGGGGCTCAAAGCTAATTTTTGAAGAGTTGGCGACATTTTGGCGACAGAATTTTTTACCACACCTGCCGGGAGTACTCCATCCAATAATGCCATCGCATCTTCTTGCATACCGCTTATTATATGGGAATAGACGTCCATTGTGAAAGCAACCGAACTATGCCCCAGTGCTTCCGAGATAACTTTGGGCTTGGCGCCACGGAGAAGCATGAGTGAGCTAAAAGTATGCCGCAAATCATGGAATCTTACGCCTTCCAACCCGGCACCTTTCACCAGCTTGGTAAAGGCATGAGTTAAACTGCACGGATCCACCGGCCGGCCTTCAATACCGGTAAATACCAGGGCGTCCAGCCCGAGCTTCTGTTTAAGATCCGCATAGAGCTCCTCGCGTTGCGCCCGGTAACCCCGGAGGAATATTGCCAACTTGGGAGTCATGGACACCCGGCGCCGGCTATGGGCTGTCTTGGGCTCTTTGAAAAGGCAAACACCGCGGCGCTTGTATAAGACCTGGTTGACCGATATCGATAAGAAGTCGAGGTCGAGATCTCGCCACCTGAGCCCCAGAAGTTCAGCTTGCCGGAGTCCACTACTTAAAGCCATATAGATCACCGGGTAGTAATGGCTGGATTGAGCTGACTCAAGGAGGACTTCGACCTCACCAGGGGTCAAGGTCCGCATGGTTTTCTTCCGAGGGGCTGGTGGATCTACGAGCTCGGCCGGGTTTCTGCCGAGATAGCCTTGCCTGACAGCGTACTTGAGCGACTGGAAGAGTACCCGGTGATGATGATGGACCGTCCTCGC
This is a stretch of genomic DNA from Dehalogenimonas etheniformans. It encodes these proteins:
- a CDS encoding ArsR/SmtB family transcription factor, with translation MRDVIKVFKALSDETRLRVLNLLSLRECCVCEVVQILGISQTRASRSLSQLYDAGLLDRRSEGLWIIYSLTPGLVDDYRKLIVKAVGEALAGNPIADKDRKRLAVSERLCPPADGKPSRSPGKC
- the tsaB gene encoding tRNA (adenosine(37)-N6)-threonylcarbamoyltransferase complex dimerization subunit type 1 TsaB; translated protein: MTLVLAIDCATANTGLAVLRDGIAIGEVSWQTKHNQTVEIYPRLDALLRDAGVAFPDVNAIVVTRGPGSYNGVRVGIAAAKGLAFALNKPLLGVSTLEAEAWRFKDLGRAVVAVLPLGHDYAAAFFDAIDGKWVRTVPEQAMTSEELLRTLPPRALLIGDIPERLLLALRDVSPDIDIVCEAGISRAVALGQIVLDRLRSSQTDSAESLQALYLRRPQVTPPKVPRDMSGVPGRGVIWDLDGVIIDSADLHFQAWRETLARHDVSIDREQFEQGFGQRNDDIIAGIIRQPISADEIAAIGKEKEADYRRMVKGHARFFPGVLELMSSLKEGGFKQAVASSAPADNLKLVIAEMRLEPFISATVDASGVSRGKPDPEVFLKAAEKLGLSPKACLVIEDAVAGVEAAKRGGMAVVAVTNTHPREKLAAADLVLSSLEDVEPSQLLELINAKN
- a CDS encoding diacylglycerol/lipid kinase family protein yields the protein MEQSGFLALISKKAGHFRPNVCRDLTRAFSRAGIPLRFYYIEDEKELAGEIEAAYKAGCRYYLAVGGDGTISLVASCLYGKPHRLGIIPAGTANLMARVLGVNMSAKKAIKLAVSSTKTRTIDGMDVGGRIYLLNVSAGLSPISLDCLNEKTKATVGMFSYVIGVARASLKAVPCDYEITIDGRKVCGREIELHVTNLGVLGLPRYHIHETSHIDDGKVEVLGLSNLLPTTVIGAVLDVLLRRRKRRAIRFLGEGSEIVISSIAKQSVQGDGDIIGQTPLAIKVRPRAINFIVP
- the tsaE gene encoding tRNA (adenosine(37)-N6)-threonylcarbamoyltransferase complex ATPase subunit type 1 TsaE; translated protein: MIIESKSAVKTRRIGETIGKEFRPGDIILLAGPLGAGKTTLVQGMAKSLGVTGSVMSPTFVLARELEGRLKMYHVDLYRLEKMPEITDLGLDDYLYSDGVTVIEWADRAETLWPDDHLRVDLEYAGDKARKLKITVHGKRYHEMLDNLALKFGEKR
- the rpoD gene encoding RNA polymerase sigma factor RpoD, giving the protein MTSEGETNPGDSKTALDAPLGLLDHIPTDDPVRMYLSEIGRVPLLSGANERILAQRVEQGKRIQEIRSRLKTESGNNPSARGTIICILQELVLAGDTVHLLRKRLGLEVSSSFKKAFFNPLLRACFDQEIDPELTKNIAEQLGRTPSEIQQSLINISLNLELLHRRVLDTIPEDAEISCINALTIDQGFLLKLEPYEASFKNHFDLVGIESAKASRHLIQANLRLVVSIAKKHIGRGIPLLDLVQEGNIGLIRAVEKFDFHRGFKFSTYATWWIRQAITRAIADQARTIRIPVHMVETINKLLSVSRGLSQKLGHDPSNEEIGLEMGITPERVQEIIKVSQSPVSLESPIGEDGDSFLGDFIDDKSAVAPPDAASKQILKEQIESVLGSITPRERRVIQLRFGLEDGRARTLEEVGKEFNVTRERIRQIEAKALRKLRHPSRSRQLRDYLE
- the thiL gene encoding thiamine-phosphate kinase, producing the protein MKASKTGEFALIDRIISEINKVKPGEWNSLVSGIGDDAAVIRSRSRYQVATTDCLVENVHFKKSFLDWNALGWKALAINLSDIAAMGGLPKYAVVSLAIPLNTDVEDVVRLYKGMLEAASESGTVIAGGNISRASEIAVHAAVIGEVPARGKVLLRSKAKKGDLIAVTGRLGAAAAGLRTLGGSLHPSRNDADILEKAFWYPQPRIDVGRILVKSGIHCGMDISDGLVADLGHILEMSRVGARIEAARVPVHPSVAVLGFEGLKLALTSGEDYELLFTGKKEAIEKVAAEACCPITIIGEITRGAGKLDVLDNDGKNIPFENGGWHHF
- the ndk gene encoding nucleoside-diphosphate kinase encodes the protein MERTLVLVKPDAVEKGYTGAILARLEATGAKLVGAKMLKIPKALAEKHYEAHKAKPFFGSVVGFITSGPVVAAVFEGTDVVTKVRKAMGATNPANAEPGTIRKDFAESIEKNAVHGSDSPESAKVEVALYFKPEEIVSYQLRS
- a CDS encoding serpin family protein: MKKIAIPIILAAAMLFSGCAKPTYGEELKSDKARLISNASASDTAALVAGNTDFAMALYQVLREQDGNLFYSPYSISEALAMTWGGARNETEKRMADALSFSLSQADLHAAFNYLDAALASRGQDAKGKDDQPLVLKVVNAIWGQKDFTFTADYLDLLAQNYGAGLRILDFIKSPEESRRTINEWVAKETEQRIKDLIPQGSINELTQLVLTNAVYFNGGWLTPFDKALTRDGSFFLLSGQKVNVPMMNQTESMGYASGPGYQAVELKYDSGELSMVIILPEAGTLSSFESGLDGQKLEKIIDGLKANSVNLTMPKFEFDSSFGLKSALSTLGMPIAFSDNADFSGMDGKTDLQIQDVVHKAFISVNEAGTEAAAASGVVVGGTSMPVDQATVTLDHPFLFLIRDIATGAVIFTGRVTDPS